From Roseibium alexandrii DFL-11, the proteins below share one genomic window:
- a CDS encoding class I SAM-dependent methyltransferase has translation MTTTWTNDMTPSSTFWDKVARKYAKSKIADEAAYQKTLQRVTEHLGPNDKVLELGAGTGSTALLLAGSVKNYLSTDFAPGMMEIAEEKLAAAHAEGNALEGLSFLAADGFDPRLTTAAGDEGFDAVLAFNFLHLVEGPEALLDRVNGLLKPGGLFISKTVCLKSKAWLFVPMIKVMQLFGKAPYVSMLSPDIVNDMMTKAGFEIIETGLYPAPRSHFVVARKV, from the coding sequence ATGACAACCACATGGACGAACGACATGACGCCCTCCAGCACCTTTTGGGACAAAGTCGCCCGCAAGTACGCCAAGAGCAAGATCGCAGATGAAGCAGCGTATCAGAAGACCTTGCAACGGGTGACCGAACACCTTGGGCCAAACGACAAGGTGCTTGAACTTGGTGCCGGGACGGGTTCAACAGCTCTGCTTCTGGCCGGCAGCGTGAAAAACTATCTGTCGACCGATTTTGCGCCTGGCATGATGGAAATCGCGGAGGAAAAACTCGCAGCGGCACACGCTGAGGGAAATGCGCTCGAAGGCTTGTCTTTCCTCGCTGCGGACGGGTTCGACCCACGCTTGACCACGGCTGCCGGCGATGAGGGGTTTGATGCTGTCTTAGCGTTCAACTTTCTTCATCTGGTGGAAGGGCCCGAGGCGCTTCTCGATCGCGTCAACGGGCTTCTCAAACCCGGCGGGCTTTTCATCTCAAAGACGGTCTGTCTCAAATCAAAAGCCTGGCTGTTTGTCCCGATGATCAAGGTGATGCAACTCTTCGGAAAGGCACCATATGTCTCGATGCTCTCGCCGGATATAGTCAACGACATGATGACGAAGGCCGGGTTTGAGATCATTGAAACCGGTCTCTATCCGGCACCGCGCAGCCACTTCGTCGTCGCTCGGAAGGTTTGA
- a CDS encoding class I SAM-dependent methyltransferase has product MSLDFNDLKIPVFERWFGSWQVSVNRRGFEASELSAAYDAEAELWEEKIARLGFPGGYRRLVRAVLPALSCGGRQQLDVLDCGIGTGTLSLAFAAEVRQPYALSAVDISPCMLSEACSNLRDNGVSVDASVSDIRDMPHPGNRFDLVMCAHVIEHLQDPKAALEEIHRVLKPGGHLLLVATRTSWIGAYIQLKWRTHRLSQDKIAGWLEDSGLEVLEVPETGQGRWMQSWSTAFLARKINN; this is encoded by the coding sequence ATGAGTCTTGATTTCAACGATTTGAAGATACCGGTGTTTGAGCGCTGGTTCGGATCCTGGCAGGTCTCGGTCAACCGGCGCGGCTTTGAAGCCTCCGAACTCAGCGCGGCGTATGATGCCGAAGCCGAGCTTTGGGAAGAGAAGATCGCACGGCTCGGGTTTCCAGGCGGCTACAGAAGACTAGTGCGGGCAGTTCTTCCGGCGCTTTCTTGCGGGGGCCGGCAGCAATTGGACGTACTGGATTGCGGGATCGGAACAGGCACTCTGTCCCTGGCCTTCGCCGCGGAAGTCCGCCAACCCTATGCCTTGTCGGCTGTTGATATCTCACCCTGCATGCTGTCCGAAGCCTGCAGCAATCTTCGGGACAACGGTGTGAGCGTTGACGCGTCGGTCTCAGACATTCGCGACATGCCGCATCCCGGCAACCGGTTTGATCTGGTCATGTGCGCGCATGTAATCGAACACCTGCAGGACCCAAAGGCAGCCTTGGAAGAGATCCACCGGGTTTTGAAGCCGGGCGGACACCTGTTGCTGGTTGCGACCCGGACATCCTGGATTGGTGCGTATATTCAACTGAAGTGGCGGACGCACCGGTTGAGCCAGGACAAAATCGCCGGATGGCTGGAAGACAGCGGATTGGAAGTGCTTGAGGTCCCAGAGACCGGGCAGGGCCGCTGGATGCAGTCCTGGAGCACAGCGTTTCTCGCCCGAAAGATCAACAATTGA
- a CDS encoding LysR family transcriptional regulator yields MNWQSITFDWNQARAFLVTAEEGSLSAAARALNLTQPTLSRQVAALEETLGVTLFERVSKSLVLTEAGVELAEHVRAMGEAASRVSLAASGQSQQIEGMVTISTTDILGIYLLPEILRNLRRKAPGIEIRIRCTNSLSDLRRREADIAIRHVEPDHPDLYARKLYDASAKVYGARSYLSRFGDSLSMKDAGAHDFIGFDDNPQLVGHLRAMGLPVTEANIKLSSPSGAVAWEYVRRGLGLGIMADEIAACCPELVPAFDDLTEVYFPVWLVTHRELHTSRRIRIVFDHLVEHLRHKQPHQPHEK; encoded by the coding sequence ATGAATTGGCAGAGCATCACTTTCGATTGGAACCAGGCCCGCGCTTTTTTGGTAACGGCAGAGGAAGGCTCCCTGTCTGCGGCGGCCCGCGCGCTCAACCTGACCCAGCCAACCCTCAGCCGACAGGTGGCGGCGCTTGAGGAGACCTTGGGCGTCACGCTGTTTGAGCGGGTCTCCAAATCGCTCGTTCTCACTGAAGCCGGTGTTGAACTTGCCGAACATGTGCGGGCAATGGGCGAAGCAGCAAGCCGGGTCTCTCTCGCCGCGTCCGGGCAATCCCAGCAAATCGAGGGGATGGTGACAATCTCCACGACAGACATTCTCGGGATCTACCTGCTGCCGGAGATTTTGAGGAATTTGAGAAGAAAAGCGCCCGGGATCGAGATCCGCATCCGATGCACAAACTCCTTGAGCGATCTGCGCCGGCGCGAAGCGGACATTGCAATACGTCACGTCGAACCGGATCATCCGGATCTTTACGCCCGCAAGCTCTACGATGCCTCCGCCAAGGTTTATGGCGCAAGATCTTACCTGAGCCGGTTCGGCGACAGTTTGTCGATGAAAGACGCCGGTGCTCACGATTTCATCGGCTTTGACGACAATCCGCAACTGGTCGGCCATCTGCGTGCGATGGGCCTGCCTGTGACGGAAGCAAACATAAAACTGAGCTCTCCCAGCGGAGCCGTTGCCTGGGAATATGTCCGCCGCGGTCTTGGGCTCGGCATCATGGCCGACGAAATTGCCGCCTGCTGCCCGGAACTCGTTCCAGCGTTTGATGATTTGACGGAAGTCTACTTCCCGGTTTGGCTGGTCACGCACCGAGAATTGCATACCAGCCGACGGATTCGGATCGTTTTTGACCACCTGGTTGAACATCTGCGGCACAAACAGCCGCACCAACCGCATGAAAAGTAA
- a CDS encoding sensor domain-containing protein: MRSRNRDLRAAAICLFAMLIAWTAPAKPAVSAERHLTPPLEVFYNALPHVVLIIEPQTGRIAFANSFAHDFYGYGPGALSAMRIQQINQLTAEQVAAERRLAKEESRNYFIFRHKLADGSIRTVEVRSYPLDFGGQVLLHSNIRDITGERSRQDKLWHYQTRLEEEVREQREKLAVTYETQTHWLIGFLIAITVALGLVGFYAVRLHESRKNLRKANQDLMLADMVFRHANEGILVTDADGIVIQANPAVARISGENLDEIIGQNPMKIASDRDCSEILRQMSRTLAETGEWAGELWNVRPDGERYAQRVSVAAIKDENGTLTNYISIFSDITDLKNHQYELERIAHYDPLTELPNRVLLRERLSEAIERVKRDNCWGAVFFFDLDGFKEINDRYGHELGDELLTTVSRRLLSQFRSTDTVARLGGDEFIAVVSDYESPDAYRTLAERVLAETSKPIDLGDKSVAISTSVGVAAFSADSDTTPDQLLRQSDSAMYQSKLEGKNRYTLFNPKTEIEITAFNNRINALSDAIDNNELVFHYQPKVDVISGRIHSAEALVRWQHPEVGIRYPGSFLDATENIGLSLKLDTWALETAFETASAWRQAGLEVPISVNIDPRNLTSNWLYDTLKGLLAKYDSIAPSLLDIEVLENATAVGNASVALAIKQCQELGVSFSIDDFGTGYSTLTHLRHLPADHVKIDQTFVRAAIDTLDDLAIVDAVLGLAGALNREVIAEGVETKAHQNLLISLGTTILQGYSIARPLPYGTFLDWTETFSPDPDWSLLQHLSKRRVRLLYLQVELRNWIKVLSGQKDAKERPSCTLNVEDMAANYWPWLNRDGAKLFAGSDHYALLLTQCENLMNQAKWHCGSSLGAQKTCSAAAANQLSALAKDCVITIDNLLLDRKLDRTDTVPFKVGEKRA, translated from the coding sequence ATGCGGAGCAGAAACAGGGATTTAAGGGCTGCTGCAATTTGCCTGTTTGCAATGCTCATCGCTTGGACTGCGCCAGCAAAACCAGCGGTCTCTGCTGAACGCCACCTGACACCGCCCCTTGAAGTCTTTTACAATGCTCTGCCGCACGTCGTTCTCATCATTGAGCCGCAGACTGGGCGGATCGCATTTGCAAACAGTTTCGCGCATGACTTTTACGGATATGGCCCCGGCGCGCTTTCAGCCATGCGGATCCAGCAGATCAACCAGCTGACGGCAGAGCAGGTAGCCGCAGAACGGCGGCTCGCCAAGGAAGAGAGCCGGAACTACTTCATCTTCCGCCACAAACTCGCAGACGGCTCCATTCGGACAGTGGAGGTGCGCTCCTATCCGCTCGACTTTGGCGGACAGGTTCTGCTGCACTCCAACATTCGCGATATTACAGGAGAGCGCAGCCGGCAGGACAAGCTTTGGCACTACCAGACCCGTCTCGAAGAAGAAGTCCGCGAGCAGCGCGAAAAACTTGCAGTCACCTATGAAACCCAGACCCATTGGCTCATCGGCTTCTTGATTGCAATTACGGTGGCGCTCGGTCTGGTCGGTTTCTACGCAGTCCGGTTGCACGAGTCCCGCAAGAACCTGCGCAAAGCCAATCAGGACCTGATGCTTGCCGACATGGTCTTCCGCCATGCCAATGAGGGCATTCTGGTAACGGATGCAGACGGCATCGTCATCCAGGCCAACCCGGCTGTCGCGCGCATATCAGGCGAAAACCTTGACGAAATCATTGGCCAAAACCCAATGAAGATCGCCTCGGATCGGGACTGCTCCGAGATCCTGCGGCAAATGTCGCGGACGCTTGCTGAGACCGGGGAATGGGCAGGAGAATTGTGGAATGTCCGCCCCGACGGTGAGCGCTATGCACAGCGGGTTTCCGTTGCAGCAATCAAGGACGAAAACGGCACCCTAACAAATTACATCTCGATTTTTTCCGACATCACGGACTTGAAGAACCATCAGTATGAGCTGGAGCGCATCGCGCATTATGATCCGCTGACGGAATTGCCCAACCGGGTGCTTTTGCGCGAACGCTTGAGTGAAGCGATCGAACGCGTCAAACGCGACAATTGCTGGGGCGCCGTCTTCTTCTTCGATCTTGATGGTTTCAAGGAAATCAACGACCGCTACGGCCATGAGCTCGGCGATGAGCTGCTGACCACGGTTTCCCGGCGGCTCCTCTCGCAGTTCCGGTCAACCGATACCGTCGCGCGGCTTGGCGGCGATGAGTTCATTGCCGTGGTGTCTGACTACGAAAGCCCGGACGCATACAGAACCCTCGCAGAACGGGTGTTGGCGGAGACCAGCAAGCCGATTGATCTCGGCGACAAATCGGTCGCCATTTCGACGAGCGTTGGCGTCGCGGCCTTTTCCGCAGACAGCGACACCACACCGGACCAGCTTTTGCGGCAAAGCGATTCAGCGATGTATCAGTCCAAGCTGGAGGGCAAGAACCGCTACACGCTGTTCAATCCGAAAACCGAGATTGAGATCACTGCGTTCAACAACAGGATCAACGCGCTTTCCGATGCGATCGACAACAATGAACTGGTGTTCCACTACCAGCCAAAGGTCGATGTGATCAGCGGGCGGATCCACAGTGCCGAAGCCCTCGTCCGCTGGCAGCACCCAGAGGTCGGTATCCGGTATCCGGGCAGTTTCCTGGACGCCACGGAAAACATTGGCTTGTCCCTGAAGCTCGACACCTGGGCGCTGGAGACCGCCTTTGAGACCGCGTCTGCGTGGCGCCAGGCCGGGCTGGAAGTGCCGATCAGTGTCAATATCGATCCCCGAAACCTCACGTCGAACTGGCTCTACGATACGCTGAAGGGTCTCCTGGCAAAATACGACTCCATCGCGCCATCCTTGCTGGATATCGAGGTTCTGGAAAATGCAACAGCCGTCGGAAACGCGTCCGTGGCCCTTGCAATCAAACAGTGCCAGGAGCTCGGTGTCAGCTTCTCTATCGATGACTTCGGCACCGGTTATTCCACGCTCACGCACCTGCGCCACCTCCCGGCAGACCACGTGAAGATTGACCAGACCTTCGTGCGGGCAGCAATCGACACACTCGACGACCTTGCGATTGTGGATGCAGTTCTCGGCCTTGCGGGCGCTCTCAACAGAGAAGTGATTGCCGAAGGCGTGGAAACAAAAGCGCACCAGAACCTATTGATCAGCCTGGGCACAACGATCCTGCAAGGATACTCCATTGCCCGTCCCCTGCCCTACGGCACGTTTCTTGATTGGACGGAGACCTTCTCACCCGATCCCGATTGGAGCCTGTTGCAGCATCTGTCGAAACGGCGCGTCAGACTGCTTTACCTTCAGGTCGAACTCCGGAATTGGATCAAGGTTCTGAGCGGTCAAAAAGACGCCAAGGAGCGGCCAAGCTGTACCCTCAACGTAGAAGATATGGCGGCGAACTATTGGCCCTGGCTCAACCGCGACGGCGCGAAACTGTTTGCTGGAAGCGATCACTACGCCTTGCTGCTCACCCAGTGTGAGAACCTGATGAACCAGGCGAAATGGCATTGCGGAAGTAGTCTTGGCGCGCAGAAAACGTGCTCCGCTGCTGCTGCCAACCAGTTGTCGGCCCTCGCCAAAGACTGCGTGATTACAATCGACAACTTGTTGCTCGACCGAAAACTCGATCGCACCGATACAGTCCCCTTCAAGGTGGGGGAGAAGCGGGCGTGA
- a CDS encoding alpha/beta hydrolase — protein sequence MLNSFLKALQARFAKLPVVFLATVFCSVSINAHAETLKPYKDRLFRYKKVTETLYGGDFTVVEYIKQRDLHGRDQIPERQVYGNYVSYKPKRSRGSGELKVNGRTVSYMGTGKWKGGAKTIVIYIHGQGGNRFQGMNDVSFGGNFNRIQNLMVRNGGAYLTVDITHFDKRGTADVAALIQQQKQLSPGAKVVVACGSMGGIICWNLVKNGNYARLVNGIMLLGSPKDPNIFSAGVLSRNVPIYMGQGTLDRVYNWETQAQFFKQIKSKAPNYPIKFTLFDTGTHGTPIRMTDWRLVLNWMLG from the coding sequence ATGCTGAACAGTTTTCTGAAAGCCCTTCAGGCACGGTTCGCCAAACTGCCGGTGGTGTTCCTGGCCACTGTTTTTTGCAGCGTGTCGATCAACGCGCATGCAGAAACCTTGAAGCCGTACAAAGACCGCTTGTTCCGCTATAAAAAGGTCACAGAAACGCTTTACGGCGGCGACTTCACCGTCGTGGAATACATCAAACAACGCGATCTGCATGGCCGGGATCAGATCCCCGAGCGACAGGTGTATGGCAACTACGTCTCTTACAAGCCGAAACGCAGCCGTGGCAGCGGCGAGCTCAAGGTAAACGGCCGGACCGTCTCCTACATGGGGACGGGCAAGTGGAAGGGCGGCGCCAAGACGATCGTCATCTATATCCATGGCCAGGGCGGAAACCGCTTTCAGGGCATGAACGATGTGTCCTTTGGCGGCAACTTCAACCGGATCCAGAACCTGATGGTCCGCAACGGCGGAGCGTATCTCACGGTTGATATCACGCATTTCGACAAGCGCGGTACAGCCGATGTCGCGGCTCTCATCCAGCAGCAAAAACAGCTGTCTCCCGGCGCCAAGGTTGTTGTGGCATGTGGATCGATGGGCGGCATCATCTGCTGGAACCTGGTGAAAAACGGGAACTATGCGCGCCTTGTGAACGGGATCATGCTGCTCGGCTCACCAAAGGATCCGAACATCTTCTCAGCCGGGGTGCTGTCCAGAAATGTTCCGATCTATATGGGGCAAGGCACGCTGGACCGGGTTTACAACTGGGAAACCCAGGCGCAATTTTTTAAGCAGATCAAATCAAAGGCGCCAAACTATCCGATCAAGTTCACTCTGTTTGATACCGGCACCCATGGGACGCCAATCCGGATGACTGACTGGCGTCTGGTGCTGAACTGGATGCTTGGATAG